A genomic stretch from Flavobacterium nitratireducens includes:
- the hisIE gene encoding bifunctional phosphoribosyl-AMP cyclohydrolase/phosphoribosyl-ATP diphosphatase HisIE — MEIDFSKSAHGLIPAIIQDSETKNVLMLGYMNDEAFQKTMETGKVTFFSRSKQRLWTKGEESGHFLNLVDIKNDCDGDTLLIQAQPVGPTCHTGADTCWQTPNEMNYGFISNLESTIQTRKENADYEQSYVASLFAKGINKIAQKVGEEAVEVVIEAKDDNDDLFLSESADLLFHYLILLQAKGYKLNDVIEVLKSRQK, encoded by the coding sequence ATGGAAATAGATTTCTCAAAAAGTGCACACGGATTAATTCCTGCCATTATACAAGATAGTGAAACTAAAAATGTATTAATGTTAGGCTATATGAATGATGAAGCCTTTCAAAAAACAATGGAAACAGGAAAAGTGACTTTTTTCAGTCGTTCCAAACAAAGACTTTGGACAAAAGGGGAAGAAAGTGGTCATTTTTTAAATTTGGTTGATATTAAAAATGATTGTGACGGAGATACTTTGTTGATACAAGCACAACCTGTGGGTCCAACCTGTCATACAGGAGCAGATACTTGTTGGCAAACACCAAATGAAATGAACTATGGTTTTATTTCTAATTTGGAAAGTACTATTCAAACAAGAAAAGAAAATGCAGATTATGAACAAAGTTATGTGGCTTCACTTTTTGCAAAAGGAATTAATAAAATTGCTCAAAAAGTAGGGGAGGAAGCTGTTGAAGTAGTAATTGAAGCAAAAGATGATAATGATGATTTGTTTTTGAGTGAAAGTGCTGATTTACTGTTTCATTATTTGATTCTATTGCAAGCAAAAGGCTACAAGCTTAATGATGTAATTGAAGTTTTAAAAAGTCGTCAGAAATAA
- a CDS encoding alpha/beta hydrolase: MIFQNSHLSEKFTDTNIETGLHIILTTDEDDFRPVYISGNFNEWRTQDPDFVMEKMGVGLYHFKFEHDFPLPETVLYKFTKGDWSAVEIDVNGERTENRSTTNHTGIQKEHVFRWRKNWLPYKPNFLPQIQLISDEFEIPQLNTTRKVWALLPHDYDQSSESYPVMYLQDAQNLFNENAEFGNWEIDKKLAVMSEYKIGKIIVIAVEHAEEDRIKEYNVGKTVLGKGQGKKYIKFLVETLKPYVDSNFRTKKEREFTGIGGSSMGALVSIFSGLRYPEVFGKLMIFSPSLWVTPKMKIKNRVGESTKIYLYAGGDESETMLEHVEDFKNKVLENEFVDDNMKINLSINKLGKHNEIYWSDEFPKAIEWLFFNTKDN, from the coding sequence ATGATTTTTCAAAACAGCCATCTCTCAGAAAAATTTACAGATACCAATATAGAAACAGGACTACATATCATTTTAACAACTGATGAAGATGATTTTCGACCTGTTTATATCTCAGGAAATTTTAATGAATGGAGAACTCAAGACCCTGATTTTGTTATGGAAAAAATGGGGGTAGGATTGTATCATTTTAAATTTGAACATGATTTTCCGTTGCCAGAAACGGTGTTGTATAAATTTACAAAAGGAGATTGGAGTGCTGTAGAAATTGACGTCAACGGTGAACGCACAGAAAATCGTTCGACTACGAATCATACTGGTATTCAAAAAGAACATGTGTTTCGCTGGAGAAAAAATTGGTTACCTTATAAACCCAATTTTTTGCCTCAAATTCAATTAATTTCAGATGAATTTGAAATTCCGCAATTAAATACTACCCGTAAAGTTTGGGCATTATTACCACATGATTACGATCAATCTAGCGAAAGTTATCCTGTTATGTATTTGCAAGATGCTCAAAATTTATTCAATGAGAATGCTGAATTTGGGAATTGGGAAATTGACAAGAAATTGGCCGTAATGTCCGAATACAAAATTGGAAAAATCATTGTAATTGCTGTAGAACACGCCGAGGAAGACCGCATAAAAGAATACAATGTTGGCAAAACAGTTTTAGGAAAAGGACAAGGAAAAAAATACATTAAGTTTTTAGTTGAAACTCTTAAACCTTATGTAGATAGTAATTTTAGGACCAAAAAAGAAAGGGAATTTACAGGAATTGGAGGAAGCTCGATGGGTGCTTTAGTGAGTATTTTTTCGGGATTACGATATCCTGAAGTTTTTGGTAAATTAATGATTTTTTCACCGTCGCTTTGGGTAACTCCAAAAATGAAGATAAAAAATAGAGTAGGAGAAAGTACTAAAATTTATTTATATGCTGGTGGTGATGAAAGTGAAACTATGCTAGAACATGTAGAAGACTTTAAAAACAAAGTACTAGAAAACGAATTTGTTGACGATAACATGAAAATCAATTTAAGCATAAACAAATTAGGAAAACATAATGAAATCTATTGGAGTGATGAATTTCCTAAAGCTATAGAATGGCTGTTTTTTAATACTAAAGACAATTAA
- a CDS encoding leucyl aminopeptidase family protein yields MKTRFLNIPEKYSGTVLIPVSESNFNDSTPYIFDGFEVNPKVFSGKKDTHYLIEKNDTIYIFIGLGNKIDYKSLKNIFRRIAQKQKDTFAQDVSLFFPEVFTEEQIEAAISGLHLGTYNLGHFKKLEVHPFLHPDFELKICSTKNYSKVISKAIKIANAQLETFSLVDLPSNIVTPKYLADWAVEKGKQFGFEVKVIDLKEAIEQRLGAFVAVGKGSEKEPQFIIMNYQPKSTAENIKHIGLVGKGITFDTGGLDIKTAGMVYMKCDMAGGAAVFGAMQLIADLQLTVKVTAIVPCAENAVDSKSFAPSDVIYSYSGNSIEITNTDAEGRLILADGLSYLIQNYNPEYLIDIATLTGSSVATLGYEAAALFTNNSFIGSAIQQIGESIGERSWPLPLWESYKSDIESDIADVKNFSGKAVAGAISAAKFLEFFTKEHQAWAHLDIAGVAFGDDEFAKTKHATAFGVHLLTKFVEIL; encoded by the coding sequence ATGAAAACTAGATTCCTCAATATTCCCGAAAAATATTCAGGTACGGTATTAATCCCTGTATCTGAAAGTAATTTTAACGACTCGACTCCTTATATATTTGATGGATTCGAAGTTAATCCAAAAGTATTTTCTGGGAAAAAAGATACCCATTACCTAATAGAGAAAAACGATACCATTTATATTTTTATTGGACTAGGGAACAAAATTGATTACAAGTCATTAAAAAACATTTTCCGAAGAATTGCCCAAAAACAAAAAGACACATTTGCTCAAGATGTGTCTTTATTTTTTCCAGAAGTTTTTACTGAGGAACAGATAGAAGCAGCGATAAGTGGTTTACATTTAGGAACGTATAATTTGGGACATTTTAAAAAATTAGAAGTGCATCCTTTTTTACATCCTGATTTTGAATTAAAAATTTGTTCTACCAAAAATTACTCGAAAGTTATTTCTAAAGCGATAAAAATTGCCAACGCTCAATTGGAGACTTTTTCATTAGTTGATTTACCTTCAAATATTGTAACACCTAAATATTTAGCTGATTGGGCTGTTGAAAAAGGAAAACAGTTTGGTTTTGAAGTAAAAGTAATCGATTTAAAAGAAGCTATCGAACAGCGTTTAGGTGCATTTGTTGCTGTAGGTAAAGGGAGTGAAAAAGAACCACAATTTATAATCATGAATTATCAGCCTAAAAGTACTGCTGAAAATATAAAACACATCGGTTTGGTTGGTAAAGGAATTACTTTTGATACTGGAGGTTTAGATATTAAAACAGCTGGAATGGTTTATATGAAATGTGATATGGCTGGTGGAGCTGCCGTTTTTGGGGCTATGCAATTAATTGCCGATTTACAACTTACTGTCAAAGTTACCGCTATAGTACCTTGTGCTGAAAATGCTGTGGATAGTAAATCTTTTGCTCCCAGCGATGTAATTTACAGTTACAGTGGAAATTCTATAGAAATCACTAATACAGATGCCGAAGGTCGTTTAATCTTGGCTGATGGTTTATCCTATTTAATTCAAAATTACAATCCAGAATATTTAATTGATATTGCCACCTTAACAGGAAGTAGCGTCGCTACCTTAGGATATGAAGCGGCTGCTTTATTTACAAATAATTCTTTTATTGGAAGTGCTATTCAACAAATAGGAGAGAGTATTGGGGAGCGCTCATGGCCATTACCATTATGGGAATCCTATAAAAGCGATATCGAAAGTGATATAGCCGATGTAAAAAATTTCAGTGGAAAAGCTGTTGCTGGTGCAATTAGTGCTGCAAAATTTTTAGAGTTTTTCACTAAAGAACATCAAGCTTGGGCGCATCTTGATATAGCAGGAGTTGCTTTTGGTGATGATGAATTTGCTAAAACTAAACATGCTACTGCTTTTGGTGTTCATTTATTGACTAAATTCGTAGAAATTTTATGA
- a CDS encoding ATP-grasp domain-containing protein, which produces MKNIKTFICISNYFKGTDFIIQLKALGNKVYLVTSEKLRDKPWPKEYIDEIFYMQGSDVEWNLEHLFLGVSNLMKSNKVDAIVALDDYDVEKATYLRENLRIDGMGQTTGRYFRDKLAMRMRAKSCGIPIPAFCSLFNDHDINTFADTISPPWVLKPRSEASAAGIIKVFEKESLWNHINEMGNNRFKYLIEQFKPGDVYHCDSLILNGKLLFSLSSKYLATPMEISQGGGVFRTSNITYDSEDDVAIKSMNEKVLKGFGLKNGAAHTEFIKCKEDGQIYFLETSSRVGGAHIAEMVEAASNVNLWKEWAIIEDALVKEKKYQLPELKKEYAGIVLTLSKYKHPDLASFSDPEVCFRVPLEYHAGLIIKSDREERIQELLNNYVDRLVADYTVVIEQNKVVNFH; this is translated from the coding sequence ATGAAAAATATAAAAACTTTCATTTGCATATCAAATTATTTCAAAGGAACTGATTTTATTATTCAGTTAAAAGCCTTAGGGAATAAAGTATATCTCGTAACGAGTGAGAAACTAAGAGATAAACCTTGGCCAAAAGAATACATAGATGAAATATTCTATATGCAAGGTTCAGATGTCGAATGGAATTTAGAACATTTATTCTTAGGAGTAAGCAATCTAATGAAATCAAATAAAGTCGATGCTATTGTTGCCCTTGATGATTATGATGTTGAAAAAGCAACTTATCTTAGAGAAAATCTTCGAATTGATGGTATGGGTCAAACAACGGGGCGTTATTTTCGCGATAAATTAGCTATGCGAATGAGAGCCAAAAGCTGTGGGATTCCAATTCCAGCATTTTGTTCCTTATTTAATGACCATGATATCAATACTTTTGCAGATACCATTTCGCCACCATGGGTTTTAAAACCTCGTTCAGAAGCTTCTGCTGCAGGAATCATAAAAGTTTTTGAGAAAGAATCCCTATGGAATCACATTAACGAAATGGGGAATAACCGTTTTAAATATTTGATTGAACAATTTAAACCTGGCGATGTTTATCATTGTGATAGTTTAATTTTAAATGGAAAACTTTTATTTAGTTTGTCTTCTAAATATTTAGCCACACCAATGGAAATTTCACAAGGAGGAGGTGTTTTTAGAACAAGTAATATTACGTATGATTCTGAAGATGATGTCGCAATTAAAAGCATGAATGAAAAGGTATTAAAAGGATTTGGCTTGAAAAATGGAGCTGCACATACTGAATTTATTAAATGCAAGGAAGACGGACAGATTTATTTTTTAGAAACATCTTCTCGTGTTGGAGGTGCACACATTGCTGAGATGGTTGAAGCTGCTTCAAATGTAAATCTTTGGAAAGAATGGGCTATAATTGAAGATGCATTAGTCAAAGAAAAAAAGTATCAATTACCCGAGCTAAAAAAAGAATATGCCGGAATTGTTTTAACCTTATCCAAATACAAGCATCCTGATTTAGCCTCTTTCTCCGATCCTGAAGTTTGTTTTAGAGTGCCATTAGAGTATCACGCAGGTTTAATTATAAAGTCGGATAGGGAGGAAAGAATTCAAGAATTATTAAACAATTATGTAGATCGTTTAGTTGCAGATTATACAGTTGTCATTGAACAAAATAAAGTGGTTAATTTTCACTAA
- a CDS encoding DUF4240 domain-containing protein — protein MKTSFLYLFFFSMFSFMHYGQESKVKMDVKTTVVDSVEVPKINLDSLGFKPSNQMIDEDKFWAIIEKSLKETNNQEDQEIYLISALEQVSPQEMLGFRLRTDKLMYDSYTSNLWCANYIISNGVTDDGFDYFRCWLISRGKDAFYKVQENPEYLINIVENEPKAYDFEGFWYVAMNAFKNMTNQELNPYLDYENFKTNDENYPILEFNWNVDEPKTMEKIYPLLFQKFWKK, from the coding sequence ATGAAAACTTCGTTTTTATATTTGTTTTTCTTTTCAATGTTCTCTTTTATGCACTATGGGCAAGAAAGCAAAGTAAAAATGGATGTAAAAACGACTGTTGTTGATTCTGTTGAAGTTCCTAAAATTAATCTGGATTCTTTAGGATTTAAACCGAGTAATCAAATGATTGATGAGGATAAATTTTGGGCAATTATTGAAAAATCGCTTAAAGAAACTAATAATCAAGAGGATCAGGAAATTTATCTTATTTCAGCATTAGAACAAGTATCACCTCAGGAAATGTTAGGTTTTAGATTGAGAACCGACAAATTAATGTACGATTCCTATACATCAAATTTATGGTGTGCTAATTATATCATAAGTAATGGGGTTACCGATGATGGTTTTGATTATTTTAGATGTTGGTTAATTTCTAGAGGGAAAGACGCTTTTTACAAAGTTCAAGAAAATCCAGAATATTTGATTAATATAGTGGAAAATGAACCTAAGGCCTACGACTTTGAAGGTTTTTGGTATGTTGCCATGAACGCTTTTAAAAATATGACTAATCAAGAATTGAATCCTTATCTTGATTATGAAAATTTCAAAACTAACGATGAAAATTATCCTATTTTAGAGTTTAACTGGAATGTAGATGAACCCAAAACAATGGAAAAAATCTATCCATTGTTATTTCAGAAGTTTTGGAAAAAATGA
- a CDS encoding type 1 glutamine amidotransferase: protein MKKKSIKIALLDMYNGEPNQGMRCIIDIVNRFVPFVSFKIFDVRGKCELPEIDQYDIYISTGGPGNPLEGDGIWDQKYYAFIDAIVKWNLENPIKKHVLFICHSFQMACKHFGLAEITKRNDTSFGVMPINKTKEGLTDLLYQGLEDPFYAIDSRDYQVVQPKLSVFVKKGAKILSLEKIRDHVQYERAIMAVRFTDQLVGTQFHPEADPISFISQLRNKEVKERIRKMKGKRKFRNMLENLIDDDKIYRTNETLIPNFLRYAISDLMKTKKISSN from the coding sequence ATGAAAAAGAAAAGCATAAAAATAGCTCTACTAGATATGTACAATGGCGAACCTAATCAAGGAATGCGTTGTATAATTGATATTGTAAATCGTTTTGTTCCTTTTGTAAGTTTTAAAATATTTGATGTTAGAGGAAAATGTGAATTACCAGAAATTGATCAATATGATATTTACATATCCACAGGTGGTCCAGGAAATCCGCTAGAAGGCGACGGAATATGGGATCAAAAATATTATGCTTTTATTGATGCTATAGTAAAATGGAATCTCGAAAATCCAATTAAAAAGCACGTACTTTTTATTTGTCATTCGTTTCAAATGGCTTGCAAACATTTTGGTTTAGCTGAAATTACTAAAAGAAATGATACTTCGTTTGGAGTAATGCCAATAAATAAAACAAAAGAAGGTCTCACAGATTTATTATATCAAGGATTAGAAGATCCTTTTTACGCCATTGATTCTAGAGATTATCAAGTAGTACAACCTAAACTAAGTGTTTTTGTCAAAAAAGGAGCTAAAATACTTTCGTTAGAGAAGATAAGAGACCATGTACAATATGAAAGAGCCATCATGGCCGTCCGATTTACGGATCAATTAGTAGGTACGCAATTTCATCCCGAGGCTGACCCTATTAGTTTTATTTCGCAATTAAGAAATAAAGAGGTTAAAGAAAGAATAAGAAAAATGAAAGGGAAAAGAAAATTTAGAAATATGTTAGAAAATTTAATCGATGATGATAAAATTTACCGAACAAATGAAACATTAATTCCTAATTTTCTTCGTTATGCCATTTCTGATTTAATGAAAACTAAAAAAATTTCATCCAATTAA
- a CDS encoding carboxylate-amine ligase, translated as MKKLPVFTLGIEEEYQIIDPETRDLRSHLSKIVDGAKIVLNEQVKAEMHQSVVEVGTNVCNNVKEAECEIKFLRTKIVELANKQELIVGGAGTHPFSKWQDQLITDDPRYHTIINELQDAARSNLIFGMHCHVGIESREIGLKLINQACYFLPHIFALSTNSPFWEGRQTGFKSFRTKVFDKFPRTGLPEYFDSVASYDNFLDTLVKTNCIDNPKKIWWDLRLHPFYNTIEFRICDMALTVEETMCIVSVIQAIVAKLYRLNTHNLKFNTYRLALIKENKFRAARYGIDGNLIDFGLQKEVETKKLIIELLEFIDDVVDELGSREHINYVSQILKNGTGADKQLTVYEETKDLKKVVDFITSEFTKGL; from the coding sequence ATAAAAAAGTTACCTGTTTTTACACTTGGTATAGAGGAAGAATATCAAATTATAGATCCAGAAACTAGGGATCTACGCTCCCACTTGTCTAAAATTGTTGATGGAGCAAAAATAGTATTAAATGAACAAGTAAAAGCCGAAATGCACCAATCGGTGGTGGAAGTTGGGACTAACGTTTGTAATAATGTCAAGGAAGCCGAGTGTGAAATTAAATTTTTGAGAACAAAAATTGTAGAATTAGCAAACAAACAAGAATTGATTGTGGGCGGTGCTGGTACACATCCTTTTTCTAAATGGCAAGACCAACTTATTACTGATGATCCTCGTTATCATACTATTATTAACGAACTTCAAGACGCTGCTCGTTCCAATTTGATTTTTGGAATGCATTGTCATGTAGGAATCGAAAGCAGAGAAATTGGTTTGAAATTAATCAATCAAGCCTGTTATTTTTTACCTCATATATTTGCTTTATCTACTAACTCCCCTTTTTGGGAAGGAAGACAAACTGGTTTTAAATCATTTAGAACTAAAGTGTTTGATAAATTTCCAAGAACGGGCTTACCTGAATATTTTGATTCGGTGGCTTCTTATGATAATTTCTTAGATACCTTAGTAAAGACCAATTGTATTGATAATCCAAAGAAGATTTGGTGGGATTTACGACTTCATCCATTTTATAACACAATCGAATTTAGAATATGTGATATGGCACTAACAGTTGAAGAAACGATGTGTATAGTGTCTGTTATTCAAGCAATTGTTGCTAAATTATATCGATTAAATACTCATAATTTAAAATTTAACACCTATCGATTAGCATTGATTAAGGAAAATAAATTTAGAGCTGCACGATACGGTATTGATGGAAATTTAATTGATTTTGGGCTTCAAAAAGAAGTCGAAACTAAGAAACTGATTATAGAATTATTAGAGTTTATTGATGATGTTGTAGATGAGTTAGGAAGCAGGGAACATATTAATTATGTAAGCCAAATTTTAAAAAATGGCACAGGAGCTGACAAGCAACTTACTGTTTATGAAGAAACTAAAGACTTAAAAAAAGTGGTTGATTTTATTACCTCAGAATTTACCAAGGGGCTTTAA
- a CDS encoding ATP-grasp domain-containing protein, producing MKKIGILFGMENSFPQAFIDRVNSKNEKDIIAEAVSIDKVIQNKACEYAVIIDRISQDVPFYRAFLKNAALTGTNVINNPFWWSADDKFFNNALADTLGVPLPNTVILPSAAHPTDTTSNSFRNLKYPLDWKGIFEYVKFPAYMKPYAGGGWKNVYRLENEEEFWEKHKETGQLVMLLQEEIVFTHYFRVYCLGRKAVKIMQYEPRNPHHLRYIQDGPAVDKKLLATIKDYTFRLCKGLGYDFNTVEFAVRDGIPYAIDFGNPAPDADIHSVGPENFEWVVEESAKMAIAAAKKHKPGKINLTWGDFIKEAVTL from the coding sequence ATGAAGAAAATAGGAATCTTATTTGGGATGGAAAACAGCTTTCCTCAAGCATTTATTGATAGAGTAAATTCAAAAAACGAAAAAGATATTATAGCCGAAGCCGTTTCTATTGATAAAGTTATTCAAAATAAGGCTTGTGAATATGCAGTGATAATAGATAGAATTTCTCAAGATGTACCTTTCTACAGGGCGTTCCTAAAGAATGCTGCGTTAACTGGAACTAATGTGATCAATAATCCGTTTTGGTGGAGTGCCGATGATAAATTTTTTAATAACGCCTTAGCTGATACACTTGGTGTTCCGCTTCCTAATACTGTTATTTTACCTTCAGCAGCGCATCCTACAGATACTACTTCAAATTCTTTTAGAAATCTGAAATATCCACTAGATTGGAAAGGAATATTTGAGTATGTTAAATTTCCAGCTTACATGAAACCATATGCTGGTGGAGGTTGGAAAAATGTATATCGCTTGGAGAACGAAGAAGAGTTTTGGGAAAAGCATAAGGAAACTGGACAATTAGTTATGTTATTACAAGAAGAAATTGTTTTTACCCATTATTTTAGAGTATATTGCCTTGGTCGAAAAGCTGTAAAAATTATGCAATATGAGCCAAGAAATCCACATCATTTGCGTTATATACAGGACGGCCCAGCAGTTGACAAAAAATTATTGGCCACAATAAAAGATTATACATTTCGTCTTTGTAAAGGCTTAGGTTATGATTTTAATACAGTTGAATTTGCTGTTAGAGATGGTATTCCTTATGCAATTGATTTTGGGAATCCTGCACCAGATGCTGACATACATTCTGTGGGTCCTGAAAACTTTGAATGGGTAGTTGAAGAATCGGCAAAAATGGCGATTGCAGCAGCAAAAAAACACAAGCCAGGTAAAATAAATTTAACTTGGGGCGATTTTATAAAAGAAGCAGTTACTCTTTAG
- a CDS encoding alpha/beta fold hydrolase: MNERYFKWYSPNLNRETEMLVFGHAGYPVVLFPTSMGSFYENKDMGLIESVRWYLEQGLIQIYCPDSIDKDSFYNKHIHPYHRIENHDWYDKMVCHEIVEKIKHNSPSGKVIMAGCSFGGYHAANFAFRHPGYVSHLFSMSGIFNIKSYLDGFHNDTVFYHTPDNFLPGFNDYELWNMDIVLGTSNWDICFDANLKMSKVLSQKIWDTG, from the coding sequence ATGAATGAGCGCTATTTTAAATGGTATTCTCCAAATTTGAATAGAGAAACTGAGATGCTTGTCTTTGGTCACGCAGGATATCCTGTTGTTTTGTTTCCAACTTCAATGGGGAGTTTTTATGAAAACAAAGACATGGGATTAATCGAATCGGTTCGTTGGTATTTAGAACAAGGACTAATTCAAATCTATTGCCCTGATAGTATCGATAAAGATAGTTTTTACAATAAACATATTCACCCGTATCATCGTATAGAAAATCACGATTGGTATGACAAGATGGTTTGTCATGAAATCGTTGAAAAAATTAAACACAACAGCCCTTCTGGAAAAGTGATTATGGCTGGATGCAGTTTTGGTGGCTATCATGCTGCTAATTTTGCCTTCAGACATCCTGGATATGTAAGTCATTTATTTAGCATGAGCGGAATTTTTAATATCAAAAGTTATTTAGACGGCTTTCATAATGATACTGTTTTTTACCATACACCAGATAATTTTTTACCAGGTTTTAATGATTATGAACTATGGAATATGGATATTGTTTTAGGAACCTCGAATTGGGATATTTGTTTTGATGCAAATTTAAAAATGAGCAAGGTCTTATCCCAAAAAATATGGGACACTGGCTAG
- a CDS encoding glyoxalase, translated as MNPRDRFLSEFRGETIGSVSAQSSADEIFQNEVLRPILKLQNDLFIASFHNYISKYKRDFYSLSVEKKLATIENSIQKDIKFRNALKGMVIALFTVDEYSQYIKNSSSLNKRMMNMLIERLKNQVQLFEKSVIEQ; from the coding sequence ATGAACCCAAGAGATCGTTTTTTAAGTGAATTTAGAGGAGAAACTATAGGGAGTGTTAGTGCGCAATCCTCTGCAGATGAAATTTTTCAAAATGAAGTTTTGAGACCGATTTTAAAACTGCAAAATGATTTATTCATAGCTTCTTTTCATAATTATATTAGTAAATACAAACGTGATTTTTATTCGCTAAGTGTCGAAAAAAAATTGGCTACAATTGAAAATTCCATTCAAAAAGACATTAAATTTAGAAATGCTCTAAAAGGAATGGTGATTGCTTTGTTCACGGTTGATGAATATTCGCAATACATTAAAAATTCGTCTAGTTTGAATAAACGAATGATGAACATGCTGATTGAAAGGTTAAAAAATCAAGTTCAATTATTTGAAAAAAGTGTAATCGAACAATGA
- a CDS encoding DUF3817 domain-containing protein: protein MLKIFKITALLEGISYLVLFSNMLFIKPNNFELYHTLLYPIGMSHGILFIGYIVLAFLLKTSQKWSIKDFGIILIASLLPFGTFYVEKNIAKYLI, encoded by the coding sequence ATGCTTAAAATTTTCAAAATCACAGCCCTGCTAGAAGGTATATCCTATTTAGTTTTGTTTTCCAACATGCTTTTCATAAAACCCAATAATTTTGAATTGTACCACACCTTATTGTATCCAATAGGAATGAGTCATGGTATTTTATTTATTGGTTATATTGTTTTGGCTTTTTTACTCAAAACATCTCAAAAATGGAGTATCAAAGATTTTGGGATTATCTTAATCGCTTCTCTACTTCCTTTTGGTACTTTCTATGTAGAAAAAAATATTGCTAAATACCTTATCTAG
- a CDS encoding DUF6155 family protein, protein MSKRDLKKYLSELDKEQLQEQILELYDKFSAVKEYYDFVFNPKEDKRLQEAKLKISNEYFPIASSGKKKRAKLRRSVAQKHIKHFITLGVDPYIIVDLMLFSIEIAQAYSAENTINQEAFYKSMFNSFEQMVQFSIANGVISEFQNRINAVFQETIEQKWKNKNDFLQIIERIDT, encoded by the coding sequence ATGAGTAAAAGAGATTTAAAGAAATATCTAAGCGAACTGGATAAAGAACAACTTCAAGAACAAATTTTGGAATTGTATGACAAATTCAGTGCAGTCAAAGAATACTATGATTTTGTGTTTAATCCCAAAGAGGACAAACGATTACAAGAAGCTAAGCTTAAAATCTCTAACGAATATTTTCCTATTGCGTCTTCAGGAAAAAAGAAACGTGCTAAATTACGTCGTTCCGTAGCACAGAAACATATTAAGCACTTTATAACATTAGGTGTTGATCCCTACATTATTGTCGATTTGATGTTATTTAGTATTGAAATTGCTCAAGCCTACTCAGCCGAAAACACCATTAATCAAGAAGCATTTTACAAAAGTATGTTCAATTCATTTGAGCAAATGGTACAATTTTCAATTGCAAATGGTGTTATTAGCGAATTTCAAAACCGAATAAATGCAGTGTTTCAAGAAACAATTGAGCAAAAATGGAAAAATAAGAACGATTTTTTACAAATTATAGAGCGAATCGATACATAA